The Streptomyces sp. NBC_00344 genome includes a window with the following:
- a CDS encoding NADPH:quinone oxidoreductase family protein produces MQAWQVHENGEPGEVMRLDEVPEPEAGPGQLKLRVLAANINFPDALLCRGQYQVRPPLPFTPGVEICGETADGRRVIANPALPHGGFAEYVVVDEAAVLPAPPALDDAEAAALHIGYQTGWFGLHRRARIQAGETLLVHAAAGGVGSAAVQLGKAAGATVIGVVGGQDKAVIAAELGCDLVIDRRSEDIVAKVKEFTGGRGADVVYDPVGGDAYAKSAKCVAFEGRIVVVGFASGAIPSPALNHALVKNYTIMGLHWGLYAQKDPASIGRCHAELTALAAQGTIKPLVSERVALKDAAGAVQRVADGVTTGRVVIIPEGAVR; encoded by the coding sequence ATGCAGGCATGGCAAGTGCACGAGAACGGCGAGCCGGGTGAGGTGATGCGCCTGGACGAGGTGCCGGAGCCGGAAGCCGGACCTGGGCAGCTCAAGCTGAGGGTGCTTGCTGCGAACATCAACTTCCCCGACGCGCTGCTCTGCCGCGGCCAGTACCAGGTGCGCCCGCCGCTTCCGTTCACCCCCGGTGTGGAGATCTGCGGCGAGACGGCCGACGGGCGCCGGGTGATCGCCAACCCGGCCCTGCCGCACGGCGGTTTCGCGGAATACGTCGTCGTCGACGAGGCGGCGGTGCTCCCCGCACCGCCCGCGCTGGACGACGCAGAAGCGGCGGCGCTGCACATCGGCTACCAGACCGGCTGGTTCGGGCTGCACCGCAGGGCGCGGATCCAGGCCGGTGAGACCCTGCTGGTGCACGCCGCCGCCGGCGGTGTCGGCAGCGCGGCCGTACAGCTCGGCAAGGCTGCGGGCGCCACGGTCATCGGTGTCGTCGGCGGTCAGGACAAGGCCGTGATCGCCGCGGAGCTCGGCTGCGACCTGGTCATCGACCGGCGGTCCGAGGACATCGTCGCGAAGGTCAAGGAATTCACCGGCGGCAGGGGCGCGGACGTCGTCTACGACCCGGTCGGTGGGGACGCCTATGCCAAGTCCGCCAAGTGCGTCGCTTTCGAGGGTCGGATCGTCGTCGTCGGCTTCGCCAGCGGCGCCATCCCCAGTCCCGCGCTCAACCACGCGCTCGTCAAGAACTACACGATCATGGGGCTGCACTGGGGGCTGTACGCGCAGAAGGACCCCGCGTCCATCGGCCGTTGCCACGCCGAACTGACCGCGCTCGCAGCGCAGGGCACCATCAAGCCGCTGGTCTCCGAGCGGGTCGCCCTCAAGGATGCCGCGGGCGCCGTCCAGCGTGTCGCCGACGGCGTCACCACCGGCCGCGTCGTGATCATCCCGGAAGGAGCCGTCCGATGA
- a CDS encoding PIG-L deacetylase family protein, translated as MTGQLEAMPTDWQRALAVVAHPDDLEYGCSAAVAAWTDGGREVVYALATRGEAGIDTIEPGRCGPLREQEQRASAAVVGVRTVEFLGHQDGVIEYGTGLRRDIAAAVRRHRPELVITLNHRDTWGGVAWNTPDHVAVGRAVLDAVGDAGNRWIFPELTERGLPPWDGVRWVAVAGSSSPTHAVDASDGLERSVLSLLEHRSYIEVLTDEDPETYCRTFLTGNAEAAAERFGGRPAVTFEVFPR; from the coding sequence ATGACAGGCCAACTGGAAGCCATGCCCACCGACTGGCAGCGAGCGCTCGCCGTCGTCGCCCACCCCGATGACCTGGAGTACGGCTGCTCGGCGGCCGTCGCAGCCTGGACCGACGGCGGACGGGAGGTGGTCTATGCCCTCGCCACCCGAGGTGAGGCGGGCATCGACACCATCGAACCCGGCAGGTGCGGTCCGCTGCGCGAACAGGAGCAGCGGGCGAGTGCGGCGGTGGTCGGGGTGCGCACCGTGGAGTTCCTCGGTCACCAGGACGGTGTGATCGAGTACGGCACAGGGCTGCGCAGGGACATCGCGGCCGCCGTCCGACGGCACCGCCCGGAGCTGGTCATCACGCTCAACCACCGGGACACCTGGGGCGGGGTCGCCTGGAACACGCCGGATCATGTGGCCGTCGGCCGGGCGGTCCTGGATGCGGTGGGGGACGCGGGAAACCGATGGATCTTTCCCGAGCTGACCGAGCGGGGACTGCCGCCGTGGGACGGCGTGCGCTGGGTTGCCGTCGCAGGGTCGTCGTCGCCCACGCATGCGGTGGACGCGAGCGACGGGCTCGAACGGTCGGTGCTGTCCCTGCTGGAGCACCGCAGCTATATCGAGGTGCTGACGGACGAGGATCCGGAAACGTACTGCCGCACCTTTCTGACCGGCAACGCGGAAGCAGCTGCCGAACGCTTCGGCGGCAGGCCCGCCGTCACGTTCGAGGTCTTCCCCCGCTGA
- a CDS encoding alpha/beta fold hydrolase, protein MTSYRQPGLVLTDHRFRVPLDHAEPGGEQIEVFAREVVAAGRKAAGLPWLLYLQGGPGFGADRFTGKQSWLARAVREFRVLLLDQRGTGASTPANRQTLPLRGGPRQQAGYLAHFRADSIVRDCELIRQRLTGGEPWTVLGQSFGGFCAVHYLSAAPEGLATALIAGGLPALDAHADDVYRAAYPRIARKTAAHYARYPQDVGRAREIAAHLGAEGKALNSGYTLTIEAFQSLGIVLGTADGSHSLHHLLADAFVTTEQGPQLSDSFQERVHGALSFAAHPLYALVHESIYGQDNRPTAWSAERVRAEFPALDVGRALAGNGPVPFTGESVHPWHFSVDPALRPLRETADLLAARTEWAPLYDAGRLAVNEVPVAAAVYHDDMYVDTEDALRTARAIRGLRTWVTDEYEHDGLRAGGPRVLDRLLALARDEV, encoded by the coding sequence GTGACCAGCTACCGCCAGCCCGGCCTCGTCCTCACCGACCACCGCTTCCGGGTGCCCCTGGACCACGCTGAGCCGGGCGGAGAACAGATCGAGGTCTTCGCCCGCGAGGTGGTCGCCGCGGGCAGGAAGGCTGCCGGGCTGCCCTGGCTGCTCTACCTGCAGGGTGGCCCCGGCTTCGGGGCCGACCGCTTCACCGGAAAACAGTCCTGGCTCGCCCGCGCGGTGCGGGAGTTCCGGGTGCTGCTGCTCGACCAGCGCGGAACCGGCGCATCCACGCCGGCCAATCGTCAGACCCTGCCCCTGCGTGGAGGTCCCCGTCAGCAGGCCGGCTATCTGGCGCACTTCAGGGCCGACTCCATCGTCCGCGACTGCGAGCTCATCAGACAGCGGCTCACGGGCGGCGAGCCCTGGACGGTGCTCGGGCAGAGTTTCGGCGGCTTCTGTGCCGTCCACTACCTCTCGGCGGCCCCGGAGGGCCTGGCCACCGCGCTGATCGCCGGCGGCCTGCCCGCGCTCGACGCGCACGCCGACGACGTGTACCGGGCCGCATACCCCCGTATCGCACGGAAGACCGCAGCGCACTACGCCCGCTATCCGCAGGACGTGGGGCGCGCCCGCGAGATCGCCGCCCATCTCGGCGCCGAAGGGAAAGCCCTCAACAGCGGTTACACGCTCACGATTGAGGCCTTTCAGTCGCTCGGTATCGTGCTGGGTACCGCGGACGGCAGCCACTCACTGCACCACCTCCTGGCGGACGCCTTCGTCACGACGGAGCAGGGTCCCCAGCTGTCCGACTCCTTCCAGGAGCGGGTGCACGGGGCGCTCTCCTTCGCGGCGCACCCGCTCTACGCCCTCGTCCACGAGTCCATCTACGGCCAGGACAACCGCCCGACCGCATGGTCCGCCGAGCGGGTACGCGCGGAGTTCCCCGCCTTGGACGTGGGCCGGGCGCTGGCAGGGAACGGTCCCGTGCCGTTCACCGGGGAGTCGGTGCACCCGTGGCACTTCAGTGTGGACCCCGCGCTGCGACCGCTGCGCGAGACCGCCGACCTGCTGGCCGCCCGCACGGAGTGGGCCCCGCTCTACGACGCCGGCCGGCTCGCGGTCAACGAGGTGCCGGTCGCGGCCGCCGTCTACCACGACGACATGTATGTGGACACGGAGGACGCACTGCGCACCGCCCGTGCCATCCGCGGTCTGCGCACCTGGGTGACCGACGAGTACGAGCACGACGGGCTGCGGGCGGGCGGACCGCGGGTACTCGACCGGCTGCTCGCGCTCGCCAGGGACGAAGTCTGA
- a CDS encoding L-fucose/L-arabinose isomerase family protein: protein MSARTPAVARRPKIGLVAGGLGVYWTQFPGLLPQLRRSAARVAERLRGHDADVVDAGFISDAEEGAAAAETLRAAGCDLIVGFLTTYMTATMLAPVAQRSGAPVLLVNLQPTEAMDHASFGTGEWLAYCGACPLPEMASTFERVGVDFRSVSGHLEDERAWERIGRWVRAAGVRSVLRQGRHGLLGHLYPGMYDVSTDLTMVPGSLGGHVEVLEIDDLRVRVEQAGDRETEAKLAEARGVFEIAGSVAADDLAWAARVAVGLDRLVADFDLDSLAYYHRGLGGDIHERLGAGLILGGSLLTARGIPVCGEYELRTSLAMLITDRLGAGGSFTELQALNFRDGVVEMGHDGPGHLAISDGRPVLRGLGVYHGKRGWGVSVEFDVRHGPVTLVGLGQSRDGRYRIVAAEGKVVGGPLLQIGNTTSRVDFGADPGEWTDAWSASGVGHHWALATGRLLPDLRALAGLTGLELVEVTV, encoded by the coding sequence ATGAGCGCACGCACACCCGCCGTGGCCCGCCGCCCGAAGATCGGGCTGGTCGCGGGCGGACTCGGCGTGTACTGGACGCAGTTCCCCGGGCTGCTGCCGCAACTGCGCCGCTCGGCTGCCAGGGTGGCCGAGCGGCTTCGGGGCCATGACGCGGATGTGGTGGACGCAGGGTTCATCTCCGACGCCGAGGAGGGCGCCGCGGCCGCCGAGACCCTGCGTGCCGCGGGATGCGATCTCATCGTCGGCTTCCTCACGACGTACATGACCGCGACCATGCTGGCACCGGTCGCCCAGCGCAGCGGAGCACCGGTGCTGCTCGTCAACCTCCAGCCCACCGAGGCGATGGACCACGCGTCCTTCGGCACCGGGGAGTGGCTCGCCTACTGCGGCGCCTGCCCGCTGCCGGAGATGGCCTCCACCTTCGAACGCGTCGGGGTGGACTTCCGCTCGGTCTCAGGACATCTGGAGGACGAACGGGCCTGGGAGCGGATCGGCCGCTGGGTCAGGGCCGCCGGGGTCCGGTCGGTACTGCGCCAGGGCCGGCACGGTCTGCTCGGTCATCTCTATCCGGGGATGTACGACGTCTCCACCGACCTCACCATGGTGCCGGGCAGTCTCGGCGGACATGTCGAGGTCCTGGAGATCGACGACCTGCGGGTCCGGGTCGAGCAGGCAGGCGACAGGGAGACCGAGGCGAAGCTCGCCGAGGCGCGCGGCGTCTTCGAGATCGCCGGCTCGGTGGCGGCCGACGATCTCGCCTGGGCCGCCAGGGTCGCCGTCGGGCTCGACCGGCTGGTCGCGGACTTCGACCTGGATTCCCTGGCCTACTACCACCGCGGTCTCGGCGGTGACATCCATGAACGCCTGGGAGCCGGTCTCATCCTGGGCGGTTCGCTGCTGACCGCACGCGGAATCCCGGTCTGCGGAGAATACGAACTGCGTACCTCCCTCGCCATGCTGATCACCGACCGGCTCGGCGCCGGCGGCTCCTTCACCGAGCTCCAGGCGCTGAACTTCCGGGACGGGGTGGTGGAGATGGGCCACGACGGGCCAGGGCACCTTGCGATCAGCGACGGCCGTCCCGTTCTGCGCGGTCTCGGTGTCTACCACGGCAAGCGAGGATGGGGGGTCTCCGTGGAGTTCGACGTCCGACACGGACCCGTCACCCTGGTGGGTCTCGGCCAGAGCCGTGACGGCCGCTACCGGATCGTCGCCGCCGAGGGGAAAGTCGTCGGCGGACCGCTGCTGCAGATCGGCAACACCACGTCCCGGGTCGACTTCGGAGCCGATCCGGGGGAGTGGACCGATGCCTGGAGCGCCAGCGGTGTCGGCCACCACTGGGCGCTGGCCACCGGGCGGCTGCTGCCGGACCTGCGGGCACTGGCGGGCCTGACCGGCCTCGAACTGGTGGAGGTCACTGTCTGA
- the rhaS gene encoding rhamnose ABC transporter substrate-binding protein, whose protein sequence is MNLRTRTIAATAAVCCLALAGCSGTTKDSAKNDDKPTAGAAKANPGAPLKKGLKLAFLPKQINNPYEQIVDNAGIAAAKEFASTGKEVGPSDAKASSQVSYINTLTQQRQNAILIAANDPNAVCGPLKQAMKQNIKVVAYDSDTAKDCRQIFINQASSEQIGRSQVQHIAEQLHHKGQIAILSATQNATNQNTWISYMKDELKKPAYKNMKLVKVAYGDDDDQKSFQETQGLLKAYPKLKGIISPTTVGIAAAARYISASSYKGKVVVNGLGTPNQMRKYVKDGTVGQFALWDPKKLGKLASYAAAALASGQITGAEGEKFKAGDLGEFTVLKDGEVILGPPTVFDSKNIDQFDF, encoded by the coding sequence ATGAACCTGCGCACCCGCACGATCGCCGCCACGGCCGCGGTTTGCTGCCTCGCCCTCGCGGGCTGTTCCGGCACCACCAAGGACTCGGCGAAGAACGACGACAAACCCACGGCCGGCGCCGCCAAGGCCAACCCCGGCGCGCCGCTGAAGAAGGGCCTCAAACTGGCCTTCCTGCCGAAGCAGATCAACAATCCCTACGAGCAGATCGTCGACAACGCGGGCATCGCCGCGGCCAAGGAGTTCGCCTCGACGGGCAAGGAGGTCGGCCCGTCCGATGCCAAGGCCTCCTCCCAGGTCTCGTACATCAACACCCTCACCCAGCAGCGCCAGAACGCCATTCTCATCGCGGCCAATGACCCCAACGCCGTGTGCGGTCCGCTCAAGCAGGCCATGAAACAGAACATCAAGGTCGTCGCCTACGACTCCGACACCGCCAAGGACTGCCGGCAGATCTTCATCAACCAGGCGAGCTCCGAGCAGATCGGCCGCAGCCAGGTCCAGCACATCGCCGAACAGCTGCACCACAAGGGTCAGATCGCGATCCTCTCGGCCACCCAGAACGCGACCAACCAGAACACCTGGATCTCGTACATGAAGGACGAGCTCAAGAAGCCCGCGTACAAGAACATGAAGCTGGTGAAGGTCGCCTACGGGGACGACGACGACCAGAAGTCCTTCCAGGAGACCCAGGGGCTGCTCAAGGCGTACCCGAAGCTGAAGGGCATCATCTCGCCCACCACGGTCGGGATCGCCGCCGCCGCGCGGTACATCAGCGCCTCCTCGTACAAGGGCAAGGTCGTGGTGAACGGCCTCGGGACGCCCAACCAGATGCGCAAGTACGTCAAGGACGGCACGGTCGGCCAGTTCGCGCTCTGGGACCCCAAGAAGCTGGGGAAACTCGCCTCGTACGCGGCCGCGGCGCTCGCCTCGGGGCAGATCACCGGAGCCGAGGGGGAGAAGTTCAAGGCCGGCGACCTCGGTGAGTTCACCGTGCTGAAGGACGGCGAGGTCATCCTCGGACCGCCCACCGTCTTCGACAGCAAGAACATCGACCAGTTCGACTTCTGA
- a CDS encoding ABC transporter permease, with protein MTAFTKYVRWDTVVTVLLVAVFLAGAGTTGGFADTSNLSAALDDTAEIALIALPMTLLVVAGQVDLSVASMLGLSSALAGALWDAGWAFELIVPVCLLVGAAGGLLNGWLVTRIGLPSLAVTIGTLTLYRGLASVVLGDKAVADFPDAYAQWAAYTRTVPGTFVPYPVALFVVLAVITAVVLHCTGFGRSLFAIGAQEDAAYFAGVRVKRIKIALFAVSGLVASFAGIVYTLRYGSARADNGIGLELVVIASVLLGGVDFDGGKGTLGGAVAGVLLIGLLGNLLTLNDVSNEVQVIVTGLLLIASVLTPRVISAVSERRHLPDQI; from the coding sequence ATGACCGCTTTCACCAAGTACGTCCGCTGGGACACCGTGGTCACCGTGCTTCTGGTCGCCGTCTTCCTCGCCGGCGCGGGCACCACGGGCGGTTTCGCCGACACCTCCAACCTCTCGGCCGCCCTCGACGACACCGCCGAGATCGCACTGATCGCGCTGCCGATGACGCTTCTTGTCGTCGCCGGGCAGGTCGACCTCTCCGTTGCCTCCATGCTCGGGCTCTCCAGCGCGCTCGCCGGGGCCCTGTGGGACGCCGGCTGGGCCTTCGAGCTGATCGTGCCCGTCTGCCTGCTGGTCGGTGCGGCCGGCGGGCTGCTCAACGGCTGGCTGGTCACCCGGATCGGTCTCCCCTCCCTCGCGGTCACCATCGGTACGCTCACGCTCTACCGGGGTCTCGCATCGGTGGTGCTCGGCGACAAGGCGGTGGCCGACTTCCCCGACGCCTATGCGCAGTGGGCGGCGTACACCAGGACGGTTCCCGGCACCTTCGTCCCCTACCCGGTCGCGCTGTTCGTCGTGCTCGCGGTGATCACCGCCGTCGTACTCCACTGCACCGGTTTCGGACGCTCGCTCTTCGCGATCGGGGCCCAGGAGGACGCCGCGTACTTCGCGGGTGTCCGGGTCAAAAGGATCAAGATCGCGCTCTTCGCGGTCTCCGGTCTCGTCGCCTCCTTCGCCGGGATCGTCTACACCCTCAGGTACGGGAGCGCCCGCGCCGACAACGGCATCGGCCTGGAACTCGTGGTCATCGCCTCCGTCCTCCTCGGCGGGGTCGACTTCGACGGCGGGAAGGGCACCCTGGGCGGCGCGGTGGCCGGAGTCCTGCTGATCGGGCTGCTGGGCAATCTGCTCACGCTGAACGATGTGTCCAACGAAGTCCAAGTGATCGTCACCGGCCTGCTGCTCATCGCGTCGGTCCTCACCCCCCGCGTCATCAGCGCGGTCTCCGAGCGCCGCCACCTTCCCGACCAGATCTGA
- a CDS encoding ABC transporter permease: MTTTLDKPAPTRDGARSLVDTVFRAREISIGGALVLLILGTWIANPGFLDDQGIKDLLLNSSILVLLAVGQSVVVITRNIDLSVGSVTGLTAFACGHFVSGTDRSAFTVVLLGLGLGVVCGLVSGALVSFGRVPALVVTLGMLYVVQGVDHAWAHGEQINAVNVPDAVLALGTGSILGIPYLPLISAVVLVATGYFLRTYRSGRELYAIGSNPEAARLAGIPIRRRILAAYAFSGAVAGFAGALWLARFGTVVADATNGWELTVVSAVVVGGVAITGGTGAVWGAALGALLLTTIGSALVVLKVDSFWQQAITGVLLLAAITTDRIVQVRTTSALRKRSRR; this comes from the coding sequence ATGACCACCACACTCGACAAGCCCGCGCCCACGCGGGACGGCGCCCGCTCTCTCGTCGACACCGTATTCCGGGCCCGCGAGATCAGCATCGGCGGCGCTCTCGTCCTGCTGATCCTCGGCACATGGATCGCGAACCCCGGATTTCTCGACGACCAGGGCATCAAGGACCTGCTGCTCAACTCGTCGATCCTGGTGCTGCTCGCGGTCGGCCAGTCCGTCGTCGTGATCACCCGCAACATCGACCTCTCGGTCGGATCGGTCACCGGGCTGACGGCGTTCGCCTGCGGGCACTTCGTCTCCGGGACGGACCGCAGTGCGTTCACCGTCGTCCTGCTGGGTCTCGGACTGGGGGTCGTCTGCGGCCTGGTGAGCGGCGCGCTGGTCAGTTTCGGACGGGTGCCCGCGCTGGTCGTCACCCTGGGCATGCTCTATGTCGTCCAGGGAGTCGACCACGCCTGGGCGCACGGCGAGCAGATCAACGCCGTCAATGTCCCCGACGCGGTGCTCGCCCTCGGCACGGGGAGCATCCTCGGCATCCCGTATCTTCCGCTGATCTCCGCCGTGGTGCTCGTCGCCACCGGCTACTTCCTGCGGACCTACCGCAGCGGACGCGAGCTGTACGCCATCGGCTCCAATCCCGAGGCCGCCCGCCTGGCCGGCATCCCCATCCGCCGCAGGATCCTGGCGGCCTACGCCTTCTCGGGCGCGGTCGCCGGATTCGCCGGGGCGCTGTGGCTGGCCCGGTTCGGCACCGTTGTCGCCGACGCGACCAACGGCTGGGAACTGACCGTCGTCAGCGCGGTCGTGGTCGGCGGCGTCGCCATCACCGGCGGCACCGGGGCGGTATGGGGGGCGGCGCTCGGCGCGCTGCTCCTCACCACCATCGGCAGCGCCCTGGTCGTGCTCAAGGTCGACTCCTTCTGGCAGCAGGCGATCACCGGAGTGCTGCTGCTCGCGGCCATCACCACCGACCGCATCGTGCAGGTGCGCACCACCAGTGCCCTGAGGAAGAGGAGCAGGCGATGA
- a CDS encoding sugar ABC transporter ATP-binding protein, whose amino-acid sequence MTKSDPGADTVPVLALEDVSKSFGAVRALQNVALRLSAGEAHGLAGENGAGKSTLIKILAGVHRPDHGQVLLDGVPVEFHGPADARDAGVAVIYQEPTLFPDLSIAENIFMGRQPRRTLRRIDRRAVHDATDALMRRLGVRLDPERPARGLSIADQQIVEIAKALSFDARVLIMDEPTAALTGSEAARLFTVVETLRAEGAAVLFISHRLEEMFRLCRRVTTLRDGRLVATELLDGLTEDDLVRRMVGRELGELYPKALTTPGDTALSVSRLTREGVFRDVSFDVRRGEIVALAGLVGAGRSEVVQAVFGVDRADAGEVTVNGQRLRAGSPTAAMDAGIALVPEDRRQRGLVMDMSIERNIGLTGLDSLGRAGLVRRTLESARAADWAVRLQLKYNRLGDSVGVLSGGNQQKVVLAKWLATGPKVLIVDEPTRGIDVGTKAEVHRLLSSLAAEGLAVLMVSSDLPEVLGMADRVLVMREGRLVAEIPRADATEESVMSAAAGRTGKENEAA is encoded by the coding sequence ATGACCAAGTCCGACCCGGGCGCGGACACCGTTCCCGTGCTCGCGCTGGAGGACGTCTCCAAGTCCTTCGGAGCGGTCCGGGCCCTGCAGAACGTCGCGCTGCGCCTGTCCGCCGGTGAGGCGCACGGGCTGGCGGGTGAGAACGGGGCCGGCAAGTCGACCCTGATCAAGATCCTCGCCGGAGTTCACAGGCCCGATCACGGGCAGGTGCTGCTCGATGGCGTACCCGTCGAGTTCCACGGCCCGGCCGACGCCCGCGATGCGGGTGTCGCCGTGATCTACCAGGAGCCGACGCTCTTCCCGGATCTGTCCATCGCCGAGAACATCTTCATGGGCCGCCAGCCCCGGCGGACGCTGCGCCGTATCGACCGCAGGGCCGTGCACGACGCGACCGACGCCCTCATGCGCAGACTCGGTGTGCGGCTGGATCCGGAGAGGCCCGCGCGTGGGCTGTCCATAGCGGACCAGCAGATCGTCGAGATCGCCAAGGCGCTCTCTTTCGACGCCCGCGTTCTGATCATGGACGAACCGACCGCCGCGCTGACCGGCAGTGAAGCCGCCCGCCTCTTCACGGTCGTTGAGACCCTGCGGGCCGAGGGCGCGGCGGTGCTGTTCATCTCGCACCGCCTCGAGGAGATGTTCCGCCTCTGCCGTCGCGTGACCACACTGCGCGACGGCCGGCTGGTGGCCACCGAACTGCTCGACGGGCTGACCGAGGACGATCTTGTCCGGCGCATGGTGGGCCGTGAACTCGGTGAGCTCTATCCCAAGGCGCTCACCACGCCGGGTGATACCGCCCTGTCCGTCAGCCGGCTGACCCGCGAGGGCGTCTTCCGGGACGTCAGCTTCGATGTGCGCAGAGGGGAGATCGTCGCACTGGCCGGGCTGGTCGGTGCCGGACGCAGTGAGGTGGTCCAGGCCGTGTTCGGGGTCGACCGGGCGGATGCGGGTGAGGTGACGGTGAACGGGCAGCGGCTGCGCGCCGGTTCACCGACCGCTGCCATGGATGCCGGGATCGCGCTCGTCCCCGAGGACCGGCGGCAGCGCGGTCTGGTGATGGACATGTCCATCGAGCGCAACATCGGGCTCACCGGCCTGGACAGCCTCGGCCGCGCCGGACTCGTACGGCGGACGCTCGAGTCGGCAAGGGCCGCCGACTGGGCGGTGAGGCTGCAGCTCAAATACAACAGGCTCGGCGACAGCGTCGGTGTGCTCTCCGGCGGCAACCAGCAGAAGGTGGTTCTCGCCAAATGGCTCGCCACCGGTCCCAAGGTGCTGATCGTCGACGAACCCACCCGCGGGATCGACGTGGGCACCAAGGCGGAGGTGCACCGGTTGCTGTCATCGCTGGCCGCCGAAGGCCTCGCCGTGCTGATGGTCTCGTCCGATCTGCCCGAAGTCCTCGGGATGGCGGACCGGGTACTGGTGATGCGCGAAGGCCGCCTCGTCGCCGAGATACCCCGGGCCGACGCCACCGAGGAATCGGTGATGTCCGCGGCCGCCGGGCGCACCGGGAAGGAGAACGAGGCCGCATGA
- a CDS encoding pirin family protein, whose product MSNLDRRSTLSVCGGRGFVVAEPVRELLSPRRVKLGESTEVRRLLPNLGRRMVGAWAFVDHYGPDDIADEPGMQVPPHPHMGLQTVSWLHEGEVLHRDSIGSLQTVRPRELGLMTSGRAISHSEESPRSHARLLHGAQLWVALPEAHRAVEPHFQHHADLPALTGQGLTATVILGELDGARSPGTVYSPLVGADLALSAGAEVTLPLDPDFEYAVLAMSGEAHVDNVPVEPGAMLYLGCGRTGLPLRGVSDAGLMLLGGEPFEEEIVMWWNFVGRSNEEIAQARADWMSGNRFGEVVGYDGGRLAAPELPPVPLKPRGRVR is encoded by the coding sequence ATGAGCAATCTTGATCGCCGGTCGACCCTCTCCGTCTGTGGCGGCCGTGGCTTCGTCGTGGCCGAGCCGGTACGCGAGCTCCTCAGCCCTCGCCGGGTCAAGCTGGGCGAATCGACCGAGGTACGCAGGCTGCTCCCCAATCTCGGCCGCCGGATGGTGGGTGCGTGGGCCTTCGTCGATCACTACGGGCCTGACGACATCGCTGACGAGCCGGGGATGCAGGTTCCACCCCACCCGCACATGGGTCTGCAGACGGTGAGCTGGCTGCACGAGGGCGAGGTGCTGCACCGGGACAGCATCGGCAGCCTGCAGACCGTCCGCCCGCGTGAGCTGGGGCTGATGACATCGGGCCGGGCGATCAGCCACTCGGAGGAGAGCCCGCGTTCGCACGCCCGCCTGCTGCACGGAGCCCAGCTCTGGGTGGCTCTCCCCGAAGCCCACCGCGCCGTCGAGCCGCACTTCCAGCACCACGCCGATCTGCCGGCCTTGACCGGCCAGGGCCTCACCGCGACGGTGATCCTCGGTGAGCTCGACGGAGCCCGCTCCCCCGGCACCGTGTACAGCCCTCTTGTCGGCGCCGATCTGGCGCTGTCCGCAGGCGCGGAGGTCACGCTGCCGCTCGATCCCGACTTCGAGTACGCGGTGCTGGCGATGTCGGGCGAGGCCCATGTCGACAACGTCCCGGTGGAACCGGGCGCGATGCTCTACCTCGGCTGCGGGCGTACCGGGCTCCCGCTGCGCGGGGTGTCGGACGCGGGTCTGATGCTGCTGGGCGGCGAGCCGTTCGAGGAGGAGATCGTGATGTGGTGGAACTTCGTCGGTCGGTCCAACGAGGAGATCGCGCAGGCGCGTGCGGACTGGATGTCGGGGAACCGATTCGGCGAGGTGGTGGGGTATGACGGCGGCAGGCTCGCCGCTCCGGAGCTGCCGCCCGTACCGCTGAAACCGCGTGGACGCGTCCGCTGA
- a CDS encoding PPOX class F420-dependent oxidoreductase, which translates to MTEDEWRGFVSHGTRTGKLAVTRVSGEPHVTPVWFLLDETSAALQVVFTVWGDSVKARALRRTRRFSLCVDDQEPPYSYVQLRGTAELSDDATALRSWARRLGSRYMGPENAEAYQQRNAVPGEFLVRATVEHVIARSGIAD; encoded by the coding sequence ATGACAGAGGACGAGTGGCGGGGATTCGTCTCCCACGGCACGCGTACCGGCAAACTAGCCGTCACCCGCGTTTCCGGTGAGCCGCATGTGACACCCGTCTGGTTCCTGCTCGATGAGACCTCCGCGGCACTGCAGGTGGTTTTCACCGTCTGGGGAGACTCCGTCAAGGCACGCGCCCTGCGTCGCACACGCCGGTTCAGCCTCTGTGTCGATGACCAGGAACCGCCCTACTCCTATGTGCAGTTGCGCGGCACCGCCGAACTCAGCGATGACGCGACCGCGTTGCGCTCCTGGGCCCGCCGGCTCGGGAGCCGCTACATGGGCCCGGAAAACGCCGAGGCCTACCAGCAGCGCAACGCGGTACCCGGCGAGTTCCTCGTACGGGCCACGGTGGAGCACGTCATCGCCCGCTCCGGCATCGCAGACTAG